A genomic region of Leptolyngbya sp. NIES-2104 contains the following coding sequences:
- a CDS encoding Npun_R2821/Npun_R2822 family protein, with amino-acid sequence MKRGIYIVANDKVIENAIALLNSIRLYDPEVLVYLIPFNDEYQTVLATLNRLHNVQLFPDLELLERLTDRVGEIFDRDFLKLPNKMRKLAVWFGVLDEFLYIDTDIVVFEKIADTLNHLSNCDFFCCDYHYSSEGLRNIFSPVVKDAIFSNEQLQDVFNSGFWGSRKGVITEEKLYEVLRDCAQHREYFDFTQGVTDQPVLNYLILKCFEQRMNLVKPPENAPGSWAGSKHFENRQYVLYDRGQKLKYLHWAGISICPGAPYWDLWEHYRCLHEPSSAFWRKLSRLVPFKA; translated from the coding sequence ATGAAACGCGGAATTTATATTGTTGCCAATGATAAAGTCATCGAGAATGCGATCGCGCTTCTCAACAGTATTCGCTTGTATGATCCGGAAGTTCTAGTCTATCTGATTCCGTTTAATGATGAGTATCAGACTGTGCTTGCAACGCTGAATCGGTTGCACAATGTTCAACTGTTCCCGGACTTAGAACTACTGGAGCGATTGACTGATCGAGTGGGGGAAATCTTCGATCGAGATTTTCTCAAGCTACCGAACAAGATGCGGAAGTTAGCAGTTTGGTTTGGTGTGCTGGATGAATTTCTCTACATTGATACAGACATTGTTGTATTTGAGAAAATTGCAGACACACTAAACCATTTATCAAACTGCGATTTTTTCTGCTGTGACTATCACTATTCGAGCGAAGGACTAAGAAACATCTTTTCGCCTGTGGTAAAGGACGCGATTTTTAGCAATGAACAGCTACAAGATGTATTTAACAGCGGGTTCTGGGGATCGCGTAAAGGTGTAATTACAGAAGAGAAGTTGTACGAAGTGCTAAGAGACTGTGCTCAGCATCGAGAATACTTCGACTTTACTCAAGGCGTAACCGATCAACCCGTTTTGAACTATCTGATCTTGAAGTGCTTTGAGCAGCGCATGAACTTAGTAAAACCGCCAGAGAATGCTCCGGGAAGTTGGGCAGGCTCGAAGCATTTTGAGAATCGACAGTATGTTTTATACGATCGAGGTCAAAAACTAAAATATCTCCACTGGGCGGGCATTTCCATTTGTCCGGGTGCACCGTATTGGGACTTGTGGGAACACTACCGATGTTTGCATGAACCGAGTTCTGCCTTCTGGCGTAAACTCTCGCGCCTCGTACCATTCAAAGCTTAA
- a CDS encoding Npun_R2821/Npun_R2822 family protein codes for MKDGIYILANDVVFDQLVALLNSIETNISSEIPICIIPYNDRLDKVRSEIAHRSQVSLFENQESIDRWETFAAQVWKSHDRAQQAWRERQLPEVYRIEMHRKLCCFDGEFDRFVYFDADTLALGSLDPIFQKLEEYDWVTNDYQYSSDVKYIFDAPELFEVFDEETLRSKIFCAGWFASKKNVFTDEILRSLLTSLHSGEVDLLALWGTDQSLMNYMVLRSGISYYNFAATGTAPGSHWSSTFEERDRILYDKGRPLTYLHYMSIPSSAFTRLCQGEEASIPYRELFLHYRYLKSPHDRPTEFKSPDRISQTRSIIAQFRKQKISNLNHRFRKLQQQLNKLRS; via the coding sequence ATGAAAGACGGAATCTATATCCTTGCAAATGATGTGGTGTTCGATCAGTTGGTCGCGCTCCTGAATAGCATTGAAACGAACATTAGTTCAGAGATTCCGATCTGCATCATTCCGTACAATGATCGACTTGATAAAGTGCGATCGGAGATTGCTCATCGTTCTCAAGTTTCATTGTTCGAGAACCAAGAATCGATCGATCGCTGGGAAACATTCGCCGCCCAAGTTTGGAAATCCCACGATCGCGCTCAGCAAGCATGGCGAGAGCGTCAACTTCCCGAAGTGTACCGGATTGAAATGCACCGGAAGCTTTGTTGCTTTGATGGGGAGTTCGATCGATTTGTCTATTTCGATGCGGATACTTTAGCACTTGGCTCACTTGATCCGATCTTTCAGAAGCTAGAAGAATATGATTGGGTGACAAATGACTATCAATACAGTTCAGATGTGAAGTATATCTTTGATGCACCAGAGCTATTTGAAGTGTTTGATGAGGAAACGCTGCGATCGAAGATTTTCTGTGCAGGTTGGTTTGCTTCAAAGAAGAATGTTTTTACTGATGAAATTCTACGATCGCTGCTCACTTCACTGCATTCTGGCGAAGTCGATCTACTGGCACTCTGGGGAACTGACCAATCTCTGATGAATTACATGGTGCTGCGGAGTGGAATCTCTTACTACAACTTTGCTGCAACTGGAACAGCACCCGGTTCACACTGGTCATCGACCTTTGAAGAACGCGATCGCATTCTCTACGACAAAGGGCGACCTTTAACCTACTTACACTACATGAGCATTCCTTCTTCTGCCTTTACACGCTTGTGTCAGGGTGAAGAAGCATCGATTCCGTATCGAGAATTATTTCTGCACTATCGCTATCTCAAATCCCCGCATGATCGACCGACAGAATTCAAATCGCCCGATCGCATTTCTCAAACTCGATCAATCATCGCTCAATTCCGCAAACAAAAGATTAGTAACCTGAATCATCGCTTTCGCAAGCTTCAACAACAATTGAACAAACTGCGCTCCTAA
- a CDS encoding ABC transporter ATP-binding protein, which yields MAAVRLDRITRRFSKSAAIEDITFEIPNGEFWVLVGPSGCGKSTILRTIAGLETATSGNLYIGDRLVNQIPARQRDVAMVFQNYALYPHMSVAENIAFGLKMRSCELKTIQERVESVARILEIGHLLDRKPRQLSGGQQQRVALGRAIARQPQVFLLDEPLSNLDAQLRDGTRTELKQLHQQVGITTIYVTHDQVEAMTLADRIVVLDRGKIQQIGTPQEIYDQPKNRMVASFLGSPPMNLISATFTGSSLQIGNQSFPMTLNLLPGQYDLGIRPEHLSVNTQKPHCVAEVSVIEPLGREVLVRAVLEGRSINLQTDPAMNLKLGDRLPLRFDVDRLFLFDSISGVRLYP from the coding sequence ATGGCAGCCGTTCGACTCGATCGCATTACTCGACGTTTTAGTAAATCCGCAGCGATTGAGGACATCACCTTCGAGATTCCCAATGGCGAATTTTGGGTGTTGGTGGGTCCGTCTGGCTGTGGAAAATCGACGATTTTAAGAACGATCGCAGGACTCGAAACCGCGACTTCTGGAAATTTGTATATTGGCGATCGCTTAGTAAATCAGATTCCAGCACGTCAGCGCGATGTGGCAATGGTGTTTCAGAATTACGCACTGTATCCGCATATGAGCGTGGCAGAAAACATTGCATTCGGGCTAAAAATGCGTTCTTGCGAACTGAAAACGATTCAAGAGCGGGTCGAGTCAGTAGCAAGAATTCTCGAAATCGGGCACTTACTCGATCGTAAGCCGAGACAGTTATCCGGTGGACAGCAGCAACGAGTTGCACTCGGAAGAGCGATCGCACGTCAGCCTCAAGTTTTCTTACTTGATGAACCGCTGTCGAATCTCGATGCTCAGTTGCGCGATGGCACTCGAACAGAATTAAAACAATTGCATCAACAAGTCGGAATTACGACAATCTACGTGACTCACGATCAAGTAGAGGCGATGACGTTAGCCGATCGAATTGTCGTGCTCGATCGCGGCAAGATTCAGCAAATCGGTACACCCCAGGAAATCTACGATCAACCTAAAAATCGCATGGTTGCGTCTTTTCTCGGCAGTCCTCCAATGAATCTAATTTCAGCGACGTTCACCGGGTCGAGTCTTCAGATCGGCAATCAATCGTTTCCGATGACGCTCAATCTTTTACCGGGTCAATACGATTTAGGCATTCGTCCAGAACATCTTTCAGTTAATACTCAAAAGCCGCATTGCGTCGCTGAAGTGAGTGTGATTGAACCATTGGGGCGAGAAGTTTTGGTTCGTGCGGTGTTGGAAGGTCGATCGATTAATTTGCAGACTGATCCAGCGATGAACTTGAAATTGGGCGATCGCTTACCGTTGCGGTTTGATGTCGATCGATTGTTTCTTTTTGACTCGATTTCTGGGGTGCGTCTGTATCCTTAG
- a CDS encoding NAD-dependent epimerase/dehydratase family protein: MTLSVVTGAAGFIGSHLVEALLERGDRVIGVDQFNDYYDSALKWKNLAHSLSHPNFKLIEADIQTLDWNALLTDVELIYHQAAQAGVRSSWGAGFRTYTEQNINATQILLEAAKSAKHLQRFIYASSSSIYGNAETLPTAETLCPQPVSPYGITKLAAEQLCGLYYQNFGVPTCSLRYFTVYGQRQRPDMGFHKFLKAALRDEAIVIYGDGQQTRDFTFVSDAIAANLAAATTPDAVGQIFNIGGGSRVVLTDVIATMETIIGRSIRQERIETAIGDARHTSADVSKAKRILNYQPEVSLKEGLTHEWEWIRSLYQ, encoded by the coding sequence ATGACTCTTAGCGTAGTGACCGGAGCGGCGGGATTTATTGGCTCTCATTTAGTTGAGGCACTATTAGAACGAGGCGATCGCGTCATCGGAGTTGATCAGTTCAACGACTATTACGATTCCGCCCTGAAATGGAAAAATCTCGCTCACAGCCTGTCACACCCAAATTTCAAACTGATCGAAGCAGATATTCAGACACTCGACTGGAACGCGCTTCTAACCGATGTCGAACTGATCTATCACCAAGCGGCTCAAGCGGGAGTGCGATCTAGTTGGGGCGCAGGATTTCGCACCTACACCGAGCAGAATATTAACGCGACTCAAATCCTTTTAGAAGCCGCAAAATCCGCCAAACATTTACAGCGATTCATTTACGCCTCTAGCTCCTCGATCTACGGCAACGCTGAAACACTCCCAACCGCTGAAACGCTTTGCCCTCAGCCTGTTTCGCCTTATGGCATTACCAAACTCGCCGCAGAGCAGTTGTGCGGACTGTATTATCAAAACTTCGGTGTACCAACCTGTTCGCTGCGATATTTCACCGTTTACGGTCAGCGACAACGCCCCGATATGGGATTTCACAAATTTCTCAAAGCGGCTCTACGCGATGAAGCGATCGTGATTTACGGCGACGGTCAACAAACTCGCGATTTTACCTTTGTCAGTGATGCGATCGCAGCAAATCTGGCAGCCGCAACCACTCCCGATGCTGTTGGACAAATCTTTAACATCGGTGGCGGTAGTCGAGTTGTATTAACAGACGTGATCGCAACAATGGAAACGATTATCGGTCGATCGATTCGCCAAGAAAGAATCGAAACTGCGATCGGCGATGCCCGTCATACCTCTGCTGATGTTTCCAAAGCGAAACGAATTTTGAACTATCAACCGGAAGTGTCGTTAAAAGAAGGACTCACACACGAATGGGAATGGATTCGATCGCTCTATCAGTAA
- a CDS encoding Npun_R2821/Npun_R2822 family protein, with protein MNGICTLANDRVFDQLVALLNSIEVNIGRDTPVCIYPFDDKLDRIRAEIQNRPNVSIYDDQDSIRAWDGFMQRIAPERLDQKLRLYGAHRRFCAFDAPFDRFIYMDADTLAISPMNHIFELLNEHDWAVYDFQFLDPSKIYNLDAPKLYEVFSKERIDREIFCSGFYAAKRGLFDRHQRETMIAQLVAGDREILYGGAGEQPVLNYMVMKSGIKSCNLAQLLPFGQSTGCSVTSNHFEEKDHVLYDRGQRLTYIHYIGVKPQRMEEVCRSGMGHFPYRDLFLHYRFLHEPEKRPVLKEAPKPTFVQKVLTKLRRA; from the coding sequence ATGAATGGGATTTGTACACTTGCAAACGATCGCGTATTTGATCAGTTAGTTGCTTTGCTCAATAGCATTGAGGTGAACATCGGGCGAGACACTCCGGTGTGTATCTATCCGTTTGATGACAAGCTCGATCGCATTCGGGCTGAGATTCAGAATCGTCCAAATGTCAGCATCTATGATGACCAAGACTCGATTCGCGCTTGGGATGGGTTCATGCAGCGAATTGCTCCAGAGCGATTAGATCAAAAACTGCGATTGTATGGGGCACATCGGCGGTTTTGTGCGTTTGATGCTCCGTTCGATCGCTTTATCTACATGGATGCGGATACCTTGGCAATCAGTCCGATGAACCACATCTTTGAACTGTTGAATGAACACGATTGGGCAGTTTACGATTTCCAGTTTCTTGATCCAAGCAAAATCTACAATCTCGATGCTCCAAAGCTGTACGAGGTTTTCTCAAAAGAGAGAATCGATCGAGAAATTTTCTGCTCTGGATTCTATGCAGCGAAGCGGGGATTGTTCGATCGACATCAGCGAGAAACAATGATTGCTCAGTTAGTAGCAGGCGATCGAGAAATCCTCTACGGGGGTGCAGGAGAACAGCCTGTTTTGAACTACATGGTGATGAAATCAGGCATTAAGTCCTGCAATCTCGCTCAGCTTTTACCGTTTGGACAATCGACGGGTTGTTCAGTCACAAGCAATCACTTTGAAGAGAAAGATCATGTTTTATACGATCGAGGACAGCGCCTGACTTACATTCACTACATTGGTGTAAAACCGCAGCGCATGGAAGAAGTTTGTCGTAGCGGAATGGGACATTTCCCGTATCGTGATTTGTTTTTGCACTACCGATTCTTACATGAGCCAGAAAAGCGCCCTGTGTTGAAAGAAGCACCGAAACCGACCTTTGTTCAGAAAGTTCTAACCAAATTGAGACGAGCATGA
- the panB gene encoding 3-methyl-2-oxobutanoate hydroxymethyltransferase → MPVTPQQLIQWKQQQRSIAVLTAWDYAIASILDRAGIDAILVGDSMAMVALGHDTTLPLTLDQVIHHAQAVRRGVKEALLIVDLPFLTYQESIQQAMHSAGRILKETGAGAVKLEGGYPAIAETVSRLVQAGIPVMGHVGLTPQSVRQTGFRQQGRSTEAGEKILSEAIALEEAGAFAIVIEHVPAELAQTITQRLTIPTIGIGAGVHCDGQVLVTSDVLGLGTWKPKFAKTYLDLNGLITRSIQEYCEDVRSGKFPGE, encoded by the coding sequence ATTGCCGTTCTGACCGCTTGGGATTATGCGATCGCGTCGATTCTTGATCGTGCAGGAATCGATGCGATTCTAGTCGGGGATTCGATGGCGATGGTGGCGCTGGGACATGACACGACTCTGCCGCTCACGCTCGATCAAGTGATTCATCATGCCCAAGCCGTCCGGCGCGGAGTTAAAGAAGCTTTGCTCATTGTGGATTTGCCGTTTTTGACGTACCAGGAAAGCATCCAACAAGCGATGCACTCGGCAGGACGCATTCTAAAAGAAACGGGTGCAGGTGCAGTGAAATTAGAGGGTGGCTATCCAGCGATCGCTGAAACCGTGTCGCGATTAGTGCAGGCAGGAATTCCAGTGATGGGACATGTGGGACTAACGCCGCAATCGGTGAGGCAAACCGGATTCCGTCAGCAAGGACGATCGACGGAAGCGGGAGAAAAAATTCTGTCAGAAGCGATCGCACTTGAAGAAGCGGGAGCTTTTGCGATCGTGATTGAACACGTTCCGGCTGAACTGGCACAAACGATTACTCAGCGGTTAACGATTCCGACGATCGGCATCGGTGCAGGGGTTCACTGTGACGGTCAAGTTCTGGTGACTTCGGATGTGTTGGGATTGGGAACCTGGAAGCCAAAATTTGCTAAGACTTATCTCGACCTGAATGGGTTGATTACTCGATCGATACAGGAATATTGTGAAGATGTGCGATCGGGCAAATTTCCCGGAGAGTAG
- a CDS encoding response regulator — MVIPTSVLNSSKVLIVEDEAVTRTALSVLLEYQGAIVVSVGSIQEGIRAIESGFQPHLLVSNIRLPDGNGARVLEAVRQQDAALKRQTAAIALTGEAIEMIRTDPDSAGFEIYLSKPYDSGILLNTIARLMSTK, encoded by the coding sequence TTGGTTATCCCGACTTCTGTTCTTAATTCGTCAAAGGTTTTGATTGTAGAGGATGAAGCGGTCACGCGAACCGCATTAAGTGTGCTTCTAGAGTATCAAGGCGCGATCGTGGTTTCAGTCGGTTCAATTCAAGAAGGCATTCGAGCGATCGAGTCTGGATTTCAGCCGCATCTATTAGTGAGTAATATTCGGTTGCCCGATGGGAACGGGGCGCGAGTGCTCGAAGCGGTTCGACAGCAAGATGCAGCACTTAAACGGCAAACAGCCGCGATCGCACTGACTGGAGAAGCAATCGAAATGATTCGCACTGACCCGGATTCAGCCGGATTTGAGATTTATCTTTCTAAGCCTTACGATTCTGGAATTTTGTTGAATACAATCGCTCGATTGATGAGCACGAAATAA